GGTATAATCTCACAAAGCACCCAGGCCTAAAAAATCGCCAGCAGAGGTGGTCATATTTGTTACCGGTAAAAAAGAGAGTTGATCAGCATGGTAGAATCGCCATTGGGGAGGCATTGAAGATGAGCAAGATTAAACCTGGCGATTGGGTAGAAATCACTCCGGGTACCAACAAAATAACTATCAAGGTCGCCAAGAAGATTAAACCCAAAGGGGTGGTCAGGGCTGCTGCGGGCATCTTGAAAGAACATCCTGAGTTGGTGGAGGAGATGTTACGGATCAGGGAGGAAGAAGATGATCGACCCGGTGCGACTCTCGACTAGGTATGTAGTTGATACTAACATCATTATTTACACTCTAAAGGGTATGCGAGAAGCAGTCCAGGCTTTGGAACAATTAGAGGAAGATGCTTTGGAAGTCTACTATTCGACTATAGTTGAGGCTGAGCTATTTTCCTTTCACGAATTGACTACGGAACAAAAAGTAAGGATTAGAGGCATTTTAGACTTGGGAGAAATAGTGGACGTTGACTCTGAAGTGGCCTTAAAAGCTGCT
This sequence is a window from Syntrophomonadaceae bacterium. Protein-coding genes within it:
- a CDS encoding type II toxin-antitoxin system VapC family toxin is translated as MIDPVRLSTRYVVDTNIIIYTLKGMREAVQALEQLEEDALEVYYSTIVEAELFSFHELTTEQKVRIRGILDLGEIVDVDSEVALKAAELRALSKKNYQRKLKLPDAIVVATAFLYSATLITRNVDDFKYLRDYGLRLWNPFEQYE